Proteins from a genomic interval of Quercus robur chromosome 9, dhQueRobu3.1, whole genome shotgun sequence:
- the LOC126700774 gene encoding uncharacterized protein LOC126700774, protein MDDDKGSNDEVETLREGFAAVRLSKDFKQQIWNSWARVLIVKVYGRDVGFSFLQAKLLSLWKPTGRLDCVGLGYGFFLVRLSLREDYENVLKKGPWFVSGYFLSIRSWEPNFKLELASMSSVAVWVRLNQLPIEYYNAEALLQIGRSIGNVLRIDTQTTKESRARFARLCVQIDVDKPLITTVRF, encoded by the coding sequence ATGGATGATGACAAAGGGTCTAATGATGAGGTAGAAACTCTTCGAGAGGGATTCGCTGCTGTCAGGTTGTCGAAAGATTTCAAACAGCAAATCTGGAACTCCTGGGCTAGAGTGCTCATAGTTAAGGTTTATGGGAGAGACGTGGGTTTTAGCTTTCTTCAAGCAAAGCTGTTATCCTTGTGGAAACCAACAGGGAGGCTGGATTGTGTTGGGTTAGGATATGGTTTTTTCTTAGTCAGACTATCACTGAGGGAAGATTATGAGAATGTTCTTAAGAAAGGGCCATGGTTCGTGAGTGGATACTTCCTCTCAATCAGATCGTGGGAACCAAATTTCAAACTAGAGTTGGCCAGCATGTCTTCCGTCGCAGTCTGGGTAAGGTTGAATCAGTTACCAATCGAATATTACAATGCCGAGGCTCTCCTTCAGATAGGAAGGTCCATTGGAAACGTGCTAAGAATTGACACACAAACGACAAAGGAGTCTAGAGCAAGGTTTGCTCGATTGTGTGTGCAAATAGATGTTGACAAACCTCTCATCAcgactgttaggttctaa
- the LOC126698986 gene encoding protein COFACTOR ASSEMBLY OF COMPLEX C SUBUNIT B CCB2, chloroplastic isoform X1: MSTNAVSMCFNPLIQLKMRPQFPAKKTTSKSTSISARNQNSQTPTNQQQQQLNLSVLRFTLGIPGLDESYLPRWIGYGFGSLLILNHFVGSDSSTTTLPQLRIEALGLSLAAFSIVIPYLGKFLKGASPADQATIPEGTEQIFVMSQNISDSLKEDLAWATYILLRNTNTIAVLISFRGELCARGYWNTPEEVSKTNLLAWFRRQMGRIGLENIKDTLYFPQSSDSVLWEMLPKGTRSLLVEPVLQVRNSGANQMEKIEGFVLLASGMSYAYSDKDRAWIGALANKFGGKNLSMDL, from the exons atgtcTACCAACGCAGTGTCAATGTGTTTTAATCCGTTAATTCAGTTGAAAATGCGACCCCAATTCCCCGCCAAAAAAACAACCTCAAAATCCACATCAATCTCTGCTCGCAATCAAAATTCTCAAACTCCCACAAatcaacagcaacaacaactcAACCTCTCCGTACTTCGCTTCACTctcg GTATACCTGGGTTGGACGAGTCTTATTTACCCAGATGGATCGGGTACGGGTTTGGTTCGCTTCTCATTCTCAACCATTTCGTGGGTTCAGATTCTTCTACTACCACTCTGCCACAGCTT AGAATAGAAGCTCTGGGTCTTTCATTGGCAGCATTCTCAATTGTAATTCCCTATCTTGGAAAATTTCTCAAG gGTGCTAGTCCAGCTGATCAAGCAACTATCCCTGAAGGCACTGAGCAAATATTTGTCATGTCACAAAATATATCAGATAGTTTGAAGGAGGACCTGGCTTGGGCAACATACATCTTGCTTCGCAATACAAACACCATAGCTGTG TTAATTTCATTTCGAGGAGAATTATGTGCGCGTGGCTACTGGAACACACCGGAAGAggtatcaaaaacaaatttacttGCTTGGTTTAGAAGACAGATGGGAAGGATTGGCCTGGAAAATATAAAGGATACTCTTTATTTTCCTCAGAGCTCAG ATTCTGTACTTTGGGAGATGTTACCCAAGGGGACTCGTTCTCTCCTGGTAGAGCCAGTGCTACAAGTTCGAAACTCTGGTGCCAATCAGATGGAAAAGATTGAAGGGTTTGTCCTGTTGGCTTCAGGCATGAGCTATGCATATAGTGATAAAGATAGAGCCTGGATAGGAGCTCTTGCAAACAAATTTGGAGGTAAGAACTTGTCTATGGATTTGTAA
- the LOC126698986 gene encoding protein COFACTOR ASSEMBLY OF COMPLEX C SUBUNIT B CCB2, chloroplastic isoform X3: MSTNAVSMCFNPLIQLKMRPQFPAKKTTSKSTSISARNQNSQTPTNQQQQQLNLSVLRFTLGIPGLDESYLPRWIGYGFGSLLILNHFVGSDSSTTTLPQLRIEALGLSLAAFSIVIPYLGKFLKGASPADQATIPEGTEQIFVMSQNISDSLKEDLAWATYILLRNTNTIAVLISFRGELCARGYWNTPEEVSKTNLLAWFRRQMGRIGLENIKDTLYFPQSSDSVLWEMLPKGTRSLLVEPVLQVRNSGANQMEKIEGFVLLASGMSYAYSDKDRAWIGALANKFGGAV, translated from the exons atgtcTACCAACGCAGTGTCAATGTGTTTTAATCCGTTAATTCAGTTGAAAATGCGACCCCAATTCCCCGCCAAAAAAACAACCTCAAAATCCACATCAATCTCTGCTCGCAATCAAAATTCTCAAACTCCCACAAatcaacagcaacaacaactcAACCTCTCCGTACTTCGCTTCACTctcg GTATACCTGGGTTGGACGAGTCTTATTTACCCAGATGGATCGGGTACGGGTTTGGTTCGCTTCTCATTCTCAACCATTTCGTGGGTTCAGATTCTTCTACTACCACTCTGCCACAGCTT AGAATAGAAGCTCTGGGTCTTTCATTGGCAGCATTCTCAATTGTAATTCCCTATCTTGGAAAATTTCTCAAG gGTGCTAGTCCAGCTGATCAAGCAACTATCCCTGAAGGCACTGAGCAAATATTTGTCATGTCACAAAATATATCAGATAGTTTGAAGGAGGACCTGGCTTGGGCAACATACATCTTGCTTCGCAATACAAACACCATAGCTGTG TTAATTTCATTTCGAGGAGAATTATGTGCGCGTGGCTACTGGAACACACCGGAAGAggtatcaaaaacaaatttacttGCTTGGTTTAGAAGACAGATGGGAAGGATTGGCCTGGAAAATATAAAGGATACTCTTTATTTTCCTCAGAGCTCAG ATTCTGTACTTTGGGAGATGTTACCCAAGGGGACTCGTTCTCTCCTGGTAGAGCCAGTGCTACAAGTTCGAAACTCTGGTGCCAATCAGATGGAAAAGATTGAAGGGTTTGTCCTGTTGGCTTCAGGCATGAGCTATGCATATAGTGATAAAGATAGAGCCTGGATAGGAGCTCTTGCAAACAAATTTGGAG GTGCAGTCTGA
- the LOC126698986 gene encoding protein COFACTOR ASSEMBLY OF COMPLEX C SUBUNIT B CCB2, chloroplastic isoform X2 — protein MSTNAVSMCFNPLIQLKMRPQFPAKKTTSKSTSISARNQNSQTPTNQQQQQLNLSVLRFTLGIPGLDESYLPRWIGYGFGSLLILNHFVGSDSSTTTLPQLRIEALGLSLAAFSIVIPYLGKFLKGASPADQATIPEGTEQIFVMSQNISDSLKEDLAWATYILLRNTNTIAVLISFRGELCARGYWNTPEEVSKTNLLAWFRRQMGRIGLENIKDTLYFPQSSDSVLWEMLPKGTRSLLVEPVLQVRNSGANQMEKIEGFVLLASGMSYAYSDKDRAWIGALANKFGASKE, from the exons atgtcTACCAACGCAGTGTCAATGTGTTTTAATCCGTTAATTCAGTTGAAAATGCGACCCCAATTCCCCGCCAAAAAAACAACCTCAAAATCCACATCAATCTCTGCTCGCAATCAAAATTCTCAAACTCCCACAAatcaacagcaacaacaactcAACCTCTCCGTACTTCGCTTCACTctcg GTATACCTGGGTTGGACGAGTCTTATTTACCCAGATGGATCGGGTACGGGTTTGGTTCGCTTCTCATTCTCAACCATTTCGTGGGTTCAGATTCTTCTACTACCACTCTGCCACAGCTT AGAATAGAAGCTCTGGGTCTTTCATTGGCAGCATTCTCAATTGTAATTCCCTATCTTGGAAAATTTCTCAAG gGTGCTAGTCCAGCTGATCAAGCAACTATCCCTGAAGGCACTGAGCAAATATTTGTCATGTCACAAAATATATCAGATAGTTTGAAGGAGGACCTGGCTTGGGCAACATACATCTTGCTTCGCAATACAAACACCATAGCTGTG TTAATTTCATTTCGAGGAGAATTATGTGCGCGTGGCTACTGGAACACACCGGAAGAggtatcaaaaacaaatttacttGCTTGGTTTAGAAGACAGATGGGAAGGATTGGCCTGGAAAATATAAAGGATACTCTTTATTTTCCTCAGAGCTCAG ATTCTGTACTTTGGGAGATGTTACCCAAGGGGACTCGTTCTCTCCTGGTAGAGCCAGTGCTACAAGTTCGAAACTCTGGTGCCAATCAGATGGAAAAGATTGAAGGGTTTGTCCTGTTGGCTTCAGGCATGAGCTATGCATATAGTGATAAAGATAGAGCCTGGATAGGAGCTCTTGCAAACAAATTTGGAG CATCAAAAGAGTGA
- the LOC126698986 gene encoding protein COFACTOR ASSEMBLY OF COMPLEX C SUBUNIT B CCB2, chloroplastic isoform X4, translated as MSTNAVSMCFNPLIQLKMRPQFPAKKTTSKSTSISARNQNSQTPTNQQQQQLNLSVLRFTLGIPGLDESYLPRWIGYGFGSLLILNHFVGSDSSTTTLPQLRIEALGLSLAAFSIVIPYLGKFLKGASPADQATIPEGTEQIFVMSQNISDSLKEDLAWATYILLRNTNTIAVLISFRGELCARGYWNTPEEVSKTNLLAWFRRQMGRIGLENIKDTLYFPQSSDSVLWEMLPKGTRSLLVEPVLQVRNSGANQMEKIEGFVLLASGMSYAYSDKDRAWIGALANKFGG; from the exons atgtcTACCAACGCAGTGTCAATGTGTTTTAATCCGTTAATTCAGTTGAAAATGCGACCCCAATTCCCCGCCAAAAAAACAACCTCAAAATCCACATCAATCTCTGCTCGCAATCAAAATTCTCAAACTCCCACAAatcaacagcaacaacaactcAACCTCTCCGTACTTCGCTTCACTctcg GTATACCTGGGTTGGACGAGTCTTATTTACCCAGATGGATCGGGTACGGGTTTGGTTCGCTTCTCATTCTCAACCATTTCGTGGGTTCAGATTCTTCTACTACCACTCTGCCACAGCTT AGAATAGAAGCTCTGGGTCTTTCATTGGCAGCATTCTCAATTGTAATTCCCTATCTTGGAAAATTTCTCAAG gGTGCTAGTCCAGCTGATCAAGCAACTATCCCTGAAGGCACTGAGCAAATATTTGTCATGTCACAAAATATATCAGATAGTTTGAAGGAGGACCTGGCTTGGGCAACATACATCTTGCTTCGCAATACAAACACCATAGCTGTG TTAATTTCATTTCGAGGAGAATTATGTGCGCGTGGCTACTGGAACACACCGGAAGAggtatcaaaaacaaatttacttGCTTGGTTTAGAAGACAGATGGGAAGGATTGGCCTGGAAAATATAAAGGATACTCTTTATTTTCCTCAGAGCTCAG ATTCTGTACTTTGGGAGATGTTACCCAAGGGGACTCGTTCTCTCCTGGTAGAGCCAGTGCTACAAGTTCGAAACTCTGGTGCCAATCAGATGGAAAAGATTGAAGGGTTTGTCCTGTTGGCTTCAGGCATGAGCTATGCATATAGTGATAAAGATAGAGCCTGGATAGGAGCTCTTGCAAACAAATTTGGAG GATGA